One Rhinoraja longicauda isolate Sanriku21f chromosome 21, sRhiLon1.1, whole genome shotgun sequence genomic region harbors:
- the pgap6 gene encoding post-GPI attachment to proteins factor 6, whose translation MRPGPAMAPHHPLCRLLSLLALALQLLGGRARLTGPTYVSEYYSQAPQKLSLYHWYGSARLFVFHVPDNTVMMRWILQASKGKGAQCQNINITTHFRAGAPPVINPLHTKFGTNTVALPSFNITIPLLTQDQTTVFFNISNPVHGDWFVAAHLPEDDGKIEVKGFSAKCSYIFQPQMFVQRLINVPVLEPNTSLRMNVSRLHPVTHMRIYIPENTVQLVIQLTNCAVNNQVVEACPVNLLIGSNSLPNSYLKLVNCSESVNCMKTLDSPPWIKWLLITVESSNADWLVSFHIAAQLAVCTHVGSGFLPILFKNLTLFSKDVTMNNKEMLAASMKMNNTEAPHGQAPCFRTQSVLREALDIASVRFYVLNGPEVAVTSEYPMILLLNLNTGRDSGGTIILNLRLNKTSLSNENATVFACLSAGSPVMAMDANSSNCREALSLGYLLKMNTSLLSRSLHVPYPETDRWYLTLQILCPNDKGHDCGKETARVDVSTVLSPCIADCGVYGECRLLRAHGYLYAACVCKAGWSGWSCTDDTHAQSYLKQLLATLLLTLSNLMFIPAIVVAVHRYYFVEAAVYLFTMVFSTFYHACDQPGVAVMCIMEYDTLQYCDFLGSVLSVWVTVLCMARLKSQLKYVLFILGSLLIAMSMQLDRRGLWNLLGPCLFAVSVMAAAWVSQCVKRRHCYPPTWKRWVFFLLPGIGSALIAIAVYGFLETKENYYYTHSIWHILVAGSVVFLLPPGKKHIRLLFWPYKFSCGYQICSNIKEDLYVVC comes from the exons GCCCGACCTATGTGTCTGAATATTACTCCCAAGCTCCTCAGAAACTTTCTCTGTACCATTGGTATGGAAGTGCGCGCCTGTTTGTCTTCCACGTGCCAGACAATACTGTGATGATGAGATGGATTTTACAAGCCTCCAAAGGCAAGGGAGCGCAATGCCAGAATATCAACATTACCAC CCATTTCCGTGCAGGTGCCCCTCCAGTAATCAATCCTTTACACACCAAGTTTGGAACAAACACTGTTGCTCTCCCTTCATTTAACATCACCATACCCTTGTTGACCCAGGACCAGACCACTGTGTTCTTCAACATCAGCAACCCTGTCCACGGTGATTGGTTTGTGGCTGCACACCTCCCTGAAGATGATGGCAAGATTGAAGTCAAG GGTTTCTCGGCCAAGTGCTCCTACATATTTCAGCCACAGATGTTTGTTCAGCGGTTGATTAACGTCCCTGTTCTTGAACCGAACACTTCGCTTCGGATGAATGTGTCTCGTCTTCATCCTGTTACACACATGAG aatttatattccTGAGAACACTGTACAACTTGTTATTCAGCTAACAAATTGCGCTGTCAACAACCAAGTTGTGGAGGCTTGTCCTGTCAACCTGTTAATCGGATCAAACTCGTTGCCTAACTCTTACCTGAAGCTTGTAAATTGCAGTGAAAGTGTAAACTGCATGAAAACGCTGGACTCCCCACCGTGGATAAAATGGCTTCTAATCACAGTGGAAAGTAGCAACGCTGACTGGCTGGTGTCCTTTCACATTGCAGCTCAGTTGGCAG TGTGTAcacatgtagggagtggatttcTTCCTATTCTATTTAAAAACTTGACTCTGTTCAGTAAAGACGTAACAATGAACAACAAGGAGATGTTAGCAGCCAGCATGAAGATGAACAATACCGAAGCACCACATGGGCAGGCACCATGTTTCCGTACTCAGTCTGTTCTGCGTGAAGCTTTGGATATTGCTTCTGTCAGGTTTTATGTTTTGAATGGGCCAGAAGTAGCCGTCACCTCTGAATATCCGATGATTCTTTTACTGAACTTGAATACAGGACGAGACAGTGGTGGGACCATTATCTTAAATCTACGTTTAAATAAG ACATCACTGTCGAATGAAAATGCGACTGTGTTTGCGTGCCTGAGTGCCGGGTCTCCTGTGATGGCCATGGATGCTAACTCTAGCAACTGCAGAGAAG CTTTATCTTTGGGATATCTGCTTAAAATGAATACTTCGCTGTTATCAAGATCCCTTCATGTTCCTTACCCAGAGACAGACCGTTGGTATCTCACCTTGCAAATCCTGTGTCCCAATGATAAAGG TCACGATTGTGGGAAGGAGACTGCTCGGGTAGATGTGTCGACCGTACTGAGTCCCTGTATTGCCGATTGTGGAGTGTACGGGGAATGCAGGCTTCTTCGAGCTCACGGATATCTTTATGCTGCATGTGTTTGTAAAGCAG GCTGGAGTGGCTGGAGCTGCACTGACGACACTCACGCTCAGTCATACCTGAAGCAATTGCTGGCGACTCTGCTGCTGACGCTGAGTAACCTCATGTTCATCCCCGCCATCGTGGTGGCAGTCCATCGCTATTACTTTGTCGAGGCTGCCGTCTACCTCTTCACCATGGTTTTCTCAACG TTTTACCATGCGTGTGATCAGCCGGGGGTTGCGGTTATGTGCATCATGGAGTACGACACACTGCAGTACTGTGACTTCCTGGGCTCAGTGCTGTCCGTCTGGGTCACTGTTCTCTGCATGGCCAGGTTGAAGTCCCAGCTGAAGTAT GTGCTTTTTATTCTGGGCTCCCTGCTGATTGCGATGTCAATGCAGTTGGATCGGCGTGGTCTCTGGAACCTGCTGGGGCCCTGCCTCTTTGCTGTCAGCGTTATGGCCGCTGCGTGG GTGTCTCAGTGTGTGAAACGTCGGCATTGTTACCCTCCCACATGGAAGCGCTGGGTATTTTTTTTATTGCCAGGGATAGGTTCAGCATTAATTGCTATTGCTGTGTATGGATTTCTGGAAACAAAGGAGAACTATTATTACACTCACAGCATTTGGCACATTCTTGTAGCTGGAAGTGTGGTGTTTTTGTTACCGCCAGGTAAAAAACACATCCGGCTATTGTTCTGGCCATATAAGTTTTCGTGTGGCTACCAGATTTGTTCTAATATAAAAGAAGACTTGTACGTTGTTTGTTGA